A single window of Actinoallomurus bryophytorum DNA harbors:
- a CDS encoding WhiB family transcriptional regulator: MNIEHWTDLAACKGVDPELFYPVSVAGPAQIQVEEAKRVCAGCPVTADCLNWALRAGEPAGIWGGTTPDERRYLRLKPLPAAPAWH; this comes from the coding sequence GTGAACATCGAGCACTGGACCGACCTCGCGGCCTGTAAGGGCGTGGATCCCGAGCTGTTCTACCCGGTCAGCGTGGCCGGGCCGGCCCAGATCCAGGTCGAGGAGGCCAAGCGGGTCTGCGCCGGCTGCCCCGTGACCGCCGACTGCCTCAACTGGGCCCTGCGCGCGGGCGAGCCCGCCGGAATCTGGGGTGGCACCACCCCGGACGAGCGTCGCTACCTGCGCCTCAAGCCCCTTCCGGCCGCGCCCGCCTGGCACTGA
- a CDS encoding SDR family oxidoreductase, with protein sequence MGTHLITGATGAVGAAVAGLLHDAGHSVILTGRDAGRLDATAARIAGGDRVRTLVLDLTDPRRIEPSLEGAELPPLDGLVHGAGSVALGTVAELAPDDWIGQLLVNTAAPAELTRLLLPSVRAARGHVVFVNSGSGLRANPGWSAYAASKHALRALADALRAEEPEIRVTSVFPGRFASEMQRQVRAHEGGDYDPDAFMSARTVAKVIVNALETPRDATVTDVSVRG encoded by the coding sequence GTGGGAACTCACCTGATCACCGGGGCCACCGGTGCGGTCGGCGCCGCGGTGGCCGGGCTACTGCACGACGCCGGCCACAGCGTCATCCTGACCGGGCGTGACGCCGGACGCCTCGACGCCACCGCCGCCCGGATCGCGGGCGGCGACCGGGTCCGTACGCTCGTCCTGGACCTGACCGACCCCCGGCGGATCGAGCCCTCGCTGGAGGGCGCGGAGCTGCCGCCGCTGGACGGGCTCGTGCACGGCGCCGGCTCGGTCGCGCTGGGCACCGTCGCCGAGCTGGCGCCGGACGACTGGATCGGCCAGCTCCTCGTGAACACCGCCGCACCCGCCGAGCTGACCCGCCTCCTGCTGCCCTCGGTGCGCGCGGCCCGCGGGCACGTGGTGTTCGTCAACTCCGGCTCCGGACTGCGCGCGAACCCGGGCTGGAGCGCGTACGCGGCGAGCAAACACGCGCTTCGTGCCCTGGCCGACGCGCTGCGCGCCGAGGAGCCGGAGATCCGCGTGACCTCGGTCTTTCCCGGGCGCTTCGCGAGCGAGATGCAGCGTCAGGTCCGCGCCCACGAGGGCGGGGATTACGACCCGGACGCGTTCATGTCCGCCCGCACCGTCGCCAAGGTGATCGTCAATGCGCTGGAGACGCCGCGCGACGCGACCGTGACCGACGTCAGCGTACGAGGCTGA
- a CDS encoding acyl-CoA dehydrogenase, whose product MGHYKSNLRDIEFNLFEVLGRREVLGSGPFAEVDEATARSALDEVNRLATGVLAESFEDADRHPPVFDPETHAVTMPDSFKKSFRAYFNDAEWWRLELPPELGGMNAPRSLHWAVAELVLGANPAIWMYSNGPSFAWLLWQIGTPEQKRLAEFAIEKHWGATMVLTEPDAGSDVGAGRTKAVEQPDGTWHIEGVKRFITSADHDLAGNILHYVLARPEGAGPGTKGLSMFIVPKYLVDPSTGEPGERNGAYVTNVEKKMGLKVSTTCELTFGDKEPAVGYLVGGVHEGIKQMFLIIEQARMMVGTKAISTLSTGYLNALSYAKERVQGADLTKMADKTAPRVTITNHPDVRRLLMLQKSYAEGMRALVLFTATYQDKVQLATASGVRDELAEKVNDLLLPIVKGVGSERAYEVLTQSLQTLGGSGFLQDYPLEQYVRDAKIDSLYEGTTAIQGMDFFFRKILRDNGEALTHLAGLIKEFAESDAGNGRLKQERALLARAVDDAQGIATPMVGWALSSMEKPEEIYKVGLNTTRLLMVLGDVVIAWLLCRQAEVALDRLGGEVSDADQAFYRGKVAAAQFFCATQLPKVTAERAIAEATTADLMELPEEAF is encoded by the coding sequence ATGGGCCACTACAAGAGCAACCTGCGTGACATCGAGTTCAACCTCTTCGAGGTGCTCGGTCGTCGGGAGGTCCTGGGCTCAGGACCCTTCGCCGAGGTCGACGAGGCGACGGCGCGCAGCGCTCTGGACGAGGTCAACCGCCTCGCCACCGGCGTGCTCGCCGAGTCGTTCGAGGACGCGGACCGTCACCCGCCCGTGTTCGACCCCGAGACCCACGCGGTCACGATGCCCGACAGCTTCAAGAAGTCCTTCCGCGCCTACTTCAACGACGCCGAGTGGTGGCGGCTGGAGCTGCCGCCCGAGCTCGGCGGCATGAACGCGCCGCGCAGCCTGCACTGGGCCGTGGCCGAGCTCGTCCTGGGCGCCAACCCGGCCATCTGGATGTACTCCAACGGCCCGAGCTTCGCCTGGCTCCTGTGGCAGATCGGCACGCCCGAGCAGAAGAGGCTCGCCGAGTTCGCGATCGAGAAGCACTGGGGCGCGACGATGGTGCTCACGGAGCCGGACGCCGGCTCCGACGTCGGCGCCGGGCGTACGAAGGCGGTCGAGCAGCCCGACGGCACCTGGCACATCGAGGGCGTCAAGCGCTTCATCACCAGCGCCGACCACGACCTGGCCGGCAACATCCTGCACTACGTGCTGGCGCGCCCCGAGGGCGCCGGGCCGGGCACCAAGGGCCTGTCGATGTTCATCGTGCCGAAGTATCTCGTGGACCCGTCGACCGGGGAGCCCGGCGAGCGCAACGGCGCCTACGTCACCAACGTCGAGAAGAAGATGGGCCTGAAGGTCTCCACGACCTGCGAGCTCACCTTCGGCGACAAGGAGCCTGCGGTCGGCTACCTCGTGGGCGGGGTGCACGAGGGCATCAAGCAGATGTTCCTCATCATCGAGCAGGCCCGCATGATGGTCGGCACGAAGGCCATCTCCACGCTGTCCACCGGCTACCTCAACGCGCTGTCCTACGCCAAGGAGCGCGTGCAGGGCGCCGACCTGACGAAGATGGCGGACAAGACCGCGCCGCGCGTCACCATCACCAACCACCCCGACGTACGCCGGCTGCTCATGCTGCAGAAGTCCTACGCCGAGGGCATGCGGGCGCTCGTCCTGTTCACCGCGACGTACCAGGACAAGGTGCAGCTCGCCACCGCCTCGGGCGTGCGCGACGAACTCGCGGAGAAGGTCAACGACCTGCTGCTGCCGATCGTCAAGGGCGTCGGCTCCGAGCGCGCGTACGAGGTGCTGACGCAGTCGCTGCAGACCCTGGGCGGTTCGGGCTTCCTTCAGGACTACCCGCTCGAGCAGTACGTCCGTGACGCCAAGATCGACTCCCTGTACGAGGGCACGACGGCGATCCAGGGCATGGACTTCTTCTTCCGCAAGATCCTGCGCGACAACGGCGAGGCGCTGACGCACCTCGCCGGGCTGATCAAGGAGTTCGCGGAGAGCGACGCGGGCAACGGCCGCCTCAAGCAGGAGCGCGCGCTCCTGGCCAGGGCCGTCGACGACGCGCAGGGCATCGCCACCCCGATGGTGGGCTGGGCGTTGAGCTCGATGGAGAAGCCCGAGGAGATCTACAAGGTCGGCCTGAACACCACCCGGCTGCTGATGGTCCTCGGCGACGTCGTCATCGCCTGGCTGCTCTGCCGGCAGGCGGAGGTCGCCCTGGACCGGCTGGGCGGCGAGGTGTCCGACGCGGACCAGGCGTTCTACCGCGGAAAGGTGGCGGCCGCACAGTTCTTCTGCGCGACGCAGCTGCCCAAGGTGACCGCCGAGCGGGCCATCGCCGAGGCGACCACCGCCGACCTGATGGAGCTTCCGGAAGAGGCTTTCTGA
- a CDS encoding ABC transporter ATP-binding protein, translating to MRVSLEEVTKVFDGGVTALDGLSLDIEDGEFFALLGPSGCGKTTLLRTIAGLETASAGVLRIGDRDVTRLPPGERDVAMVFQDYALFPHMTVADNVAYPLRIKKVGRTERRAKAAQTAAGLSLAGLMERRPAQLSGGQQQRVALARAMVAEPTVFLLDEPLSNLDARLRLEARTFLKRLQHDLGVTTVFVTHDQAEALALADRIAVMDAGRIRQLGTPREIFQRPANVFVAGFIGSTPMNLLEGECVAGDGEAAESWGHQIDITGVRLPVPEEIVTELNPGDKVIVGVRPEYLVEAEEGIEGQVDIVENLGTTSLVTLTTTGPPVQVTVPEGREPEPGATMRVTPEPGRMLVYRADDGELIDAP from the coding sequence ATGAGGGTCTCGCTGGAAGAGGTGACCAAGGTCTTCGACGGCGGCGTGACGGCGCTCGACGGCCTGTCCCTCGACATCGAGGACGGGGAGTTCTTCGCGCTGCTCGGCCCGTCCGGGTGCGGGAAGACGACGCTGTTGCGCACCATCGCGGGTCTGGAGACGGCGTCCGCCGGGGTCCTGCGCATCGGCGACCGCGACGTCACACGCCTGCCACCGGGCGAGCGTGACGTGGCGATGGTCTTCCAGGACTACGCGCTGTTCCCGCACATGACGGTGGCCGACAATGTCGCGTACCCGCTGCGGATCAAGAAGGTGGGCCGTACGGAACGCCGCGCGAAGGCCGCCCAGACCGCGGCGGGACTCTCACTCGCCGGCCTGATGGAACGCCGCCCGGCCCAGTTGTCCGGCGGCCAGCAGCAACGCGTCGCCCTGGCCCGCGCGATGGTCGCCGAGCCGACGGTGTTCCTGCTGGACGAGCCGCTGTCCAATCTGGACGCGCGGCTACGGCTGGAGGCGCGCACGTTCTTGAAGAGGCTCCAGCACGACCTCGGCGTGACGACGGTCTTCGTCACCCACGACCAGGCGGAGGCCCTGGCGCTGGCCGACCGGATCGCGGTGATGGACGCGGGCCGCATCCGCCAGCTCGGCACCCCCCGCGAGATCTTCCAGCGCCCGGCGAACGTCTTCGTCGCCGGCTTCATCGGCTCGACCCCGATGAACCTGCTGGAGGGCGAGTGTGTGGCGGGCGACGGCGAGGCGGCGGAGTCGTGGGGCCACCAGATCGACATCACCGGCGTACGGCTGCCGGTCCCCGAGGAGATCGTCACCGAGCTGAACCCGGGCGACAAGGTGATCGTGGGGGTACGGCCGGAATACCTCGTAGAGGCAGAAGAGGGCATCGAGGGCCAGGTCGACATCGTGGAGAATCTCGGCACGACGTCCCTGGTCACGTTGACGACGACCGGCCCGCCGGTGCAGGTGACGGTCCCGGAGGGCCGCGAACCGGAGCCGGGCGCGACCATGCGCGTAACCCCCGAACCGGGCCGCATGCTCGTCTACCGCGCCGACGACGGCGAACTCATCGACGCCCCCTGA
- a CDS encoding DUF6458 family protein, whose amino-acid sequence MVGFGVSIFLITLGAIFKWAIKAHLSGIDLPALGVILMVVGAASFLLQLVMSSRQPKPRPGADIVNDDRSNPPV is encoded by the coding sequence ATGGTGGGCTTTGGCGTCAGCATCTTCCTGATCACACTTGGGGCGATCTTCAAGTGGGCCATCAAGGCGCACCTCAGCGGCATCGACCTGCCGGCGCTGGGCGTGATCCTGATGGTCGTCGGTGCCGCGTCGTTCCTGCTGCAGCTCGTCATGAGCAGTCGCCAGCCGAAGCCGCGTCCGGGCGCCGACATCGTCAACGACGACCGCAGCAACCCCCCGGTCTAG
- a CDS encoding GNAT family N-acetyltransferase: MPTDVIFRSATEPDLPAIVALLADDTIGAGREGDVTAQRGTYLAAFREVSADPRNHLVVAEIAGEVAGTLQLTYIPGISRMGTERAQIEAVRVSAAHRGRGLGHEMIAWAVGQARERGCGLVQLTSDKRRSDAIRFYESLGFERSHEGLKLSL, from the coding sequence GTGCCGACCGACGTGATCTTCCGCTCCGCGACCGAACCGGACCTGCCCGCGATCGTCGCCCTGCTCGCCGACGACACGATCGGCGCCGGCCGCGAGGGCGACGTGACCGCCCAGCGAGGCACCTATCTGGCCGCGTTCCGCGAGGTCTCCGCGGATCCGCGCAACCATCTCGTCGTCGCCGAGATCGCCGGCGAGGTCGCCGGGACGCTACAGCTCACCTACATCCCCGGCATCAGCCGAATGGGTACCGAACGCGCTCAGATCGAGGCGGTACGCGTCAGCGCCGCGCACCGGGGCCGCGGACTCGGCCACGAGATGATCGCGTGGGCCGTCGGCCAGGCACGGGAGCGTGGTTGCGGCCTCGTCCAGCTCACCTCGGACAAGCGCCGCTCCGACGCGATCCGCTTCTATGAGTCGCTCGGCTTCGAACGGAGCCACGAGGGCCTCAAGCTGTCGC
- a CDS encoding Uma2 family endonuclease, which produces MAMPQWTGDEEIPTPTIEEIWEQTPPYPGLQVEVIDGSLVVSPRGNVRHAQINYFLHSGFHDVALQNGWHLCHELTIHLESNRDRVEPDLVIVPPDAPTFGDSEVLGRGVLLVAEVTSRGNAARDRFAKPRTCALSGVPLYLLVDPVEEPMSVTLFSEPGEDGYGTLDRVTVGEKLWLPEPFTMALDTAPLRV; this is translated from the coding sequence ATGGCCATGCCCCAGTGGACCGGTGACGAAGAGATCCCGACGCCGACGATCGAGGAGATCTGGGAACAGACTCCTCCCTATCCCGGCCTCCAGGTCGAAGTCATCGACGGGAGCCTCGTCGTGAGCCCCCGGGGAAACGTACGCCACGCGCAGATCAACTATTTCCTGCACAGCGGGTTCCACGACGTCGCCCTGCAGAACGGTTGGCATCTCTGTCACGAGCTCACGATTCACCTCGAGAGCAACCGCGACCGCGTCGAACCGGATCTCGTCATCGTCCCGCCGGACGCTCCTACGTTCGGTGACAGTGAGGTTCTCGGACGCGGGGTGCTGCTCGTTGCCGAGGTCACCTCACGAGGAAACGCGGCGCGGGATCGCTTCGCCAAGCCGCGTACCTGCGCGCTTAGCGGAGTGCCGCTCTACCTGCTCGTGGACCCGGTCGAGGAGCCGATGTCGGTGACGCTGTTCAGCGAGCCGGGCGAGGACGGCTACGGCACGCTGGACCGCGTGACCGTAGGCGAGAAGCTTTGGCTGCCCGAGCCGTTCACGATGGCCCTGGACACGGCTCCGCTACGCGTCTAG
- a CDS encoding CBU_0592 family membrane protein — protein sequence MQQILQILGAVLILVAYLLSQLRLLNDRSIPYLLLNLAGSAVLAVLAATGREWGFLLLEGSWAVVSFISLIALTRARPEPLR from the coding sequence ATGCAACAGATTCTGCAGATCCTCGGTGCCGTCCTGATCCTCGTCGCCTACCTGCTCTCTCAGCTCAGGCTCCTGAACGACCGGTCGATCCCGTACCTGCTCCTCAACCTGGCCGGATCCGCCGTTCTCGCGGTGCTCGCGGCGACCGGCCGGGAGTGGGGCTTCCTCCTGCTGGAGGGAAGCTGGGCGGTCGTGTCGTTCATATCGCTGATTGCCCTGACACGCGCGCGGCCGGAGCCCCTACGATGA
- a CDS encoding carbohydrate ABC transporter permease encodes MSPAQLLRRIGFYVFVAVITAFFALPMLWLVTAPFTRNPSLSVSWPDFTLSNFGALTDDPNALPSLYNSAVLSLWTMLITVAVAALAAYALSRVRIPGRDGILYLLLLLSSVITGTAAMVPIFQLMFKLHLLDKDVGVILVMTGGLLPAAIFILKDFMDTMPKSYEESARVFGANSFQVLGHVVLPNVRPGLATIAVWAVVNVWGNFLMPFLLYRTPEKQPAAVTLNNFYTEGGQPNLALISTFSLLYSIPVVIMFLFVSRRYGFRFHGGIKA; translated from the coding sequence GTGAGTCCCGCCCAGCTCCTGCGGCGCATCGGGTTCTACGTCTTCGTCGCGGTCATCACGGCGTTCTTCGCGCTGCCGATGCTGTGGCTGGTGACCGCGCCGTTCACGCGCAACCCGAGCCTGTCGGTCTCGTGGCCGGACTTCACGCTGTCGAACTTCGGCGCGCTGACCGACGACCCGAACGCGCTGCCCTCGCTGTACAACTCGGCGGTGCTGTCCCTGTGGACGATGCTGATCACGGTCGCCGTCGCCGCGCTCGCGGCGTACGCGCTGAGCCGGGTCCGCATCCCGGGGCGGGACGGGATCCTCTACCTGCTCCTGCTGCTGTCCTCGGTGATCACCGGTACGGCGGCGATGGTGCCGATCTTCCAGCTGATGTTCAAGCTCCACCTGCTGGACAAGGACGTCGGCGTGATCCTCGTGATGACCGGCGGCCTGCTGCCCGCGGCGATCTTCATCCTCAAGGACTTCATGGACACGATGCCCAAGTCGTACGAGGAGTCGGCGCGGGTGTTCGGCGCGAACTCCTTCCAGGTGCTGGGGCACGTCGTGCTGCCGAACGTACGTCCCGGGCTCGCGACGATCGCGGTGTGGGCGGTGGTGAACGTGTGGGGCAACTTCCTCATGCCGTTCCTGCTGTACCGGACGCCGGAGAAGCAGCCGGCCGCGGTCACGCTCAACAACTTCTACACCGAGGGCGGGCAGCCGAACCTCGCGCTGATCTCGACGTTCTCCCTGCTCTACTCGATCCCGGTGGTCATCATGTTCCTGTTCGTCAGCCGCCGGTACGGCTTCCGCTTCCATGGGGGAATCAAGGCATGA
- a CDS encoding rhomboid family intramembrane serine protease encodes MTDAFLPARSSSEGLAGYASRMLGAFFVTLALLGACWAVEVVNYNDESVLGSRYGIQAHDTNTLWHIFTAPFLHANLDHLMANSVPLAIFAFLAALRGVARFIAVSVIVMVASGLGVWFLSAPDTVTVGASGLIFGYFGYLLARGFVEHRAFDIVVGVLIAVVYGTMILGALPGQPGISWQAHLFGLIGGVAAAWLTRRRSAA; translated from the coding sequence ATGACAGACGCTTTCCTCCCCGCACGGTCATCCAGCGAGGGGCTGGCCGGGTACGCCTCGCGCATGCTCGGCGCCTTCTTCGTGACTCTCGCCCTGCTCGGCGCGTGCTGGGCGGTGGAGGTGGTCAACTACAACGACGAGAGTGTGCTCGGCAGCCGGTACGGCATCCAGGCGCACGACACGAACACGCTCTGGCACATCTTCACCGCACCGTTCCTGCACGCCAACCTCGATCACCTCATGGCCAATTCGGTGCCGCTCGCGATCTTCGCCTTCCTCGCGGCGCTCCGCGGTGTCGCGCGCTTCATCGCGGTCAGCGTGATCGTCATGGTCGCGAGCGGGCTCGGCGTGTGGTTCCTGTCCGCGCCGGACACCGTGACCGTCGGGGCCAGCGGCCTGATCTTCGGCTACTTCGGCTACCTGCTCGCGCGCGGCTTCGTCGAACACCGCGCGTTCGACATCGTGGTCGGCGTCCTCATCGCCGTGGTCTACGGCACGATGATCCTCGGAGCGCTGCCCGGCCAGCCGGGGATCTCCTGGCAGGCCCATCTGTTCGGCCTGATCGGCGGCGTCGCCGCCGCCTGGCTCACCCGGCGGAGGTCGGCGGCCTGA